The following proteins come from a genomic window of Mauremys mutica isolate MM-2020 ecotype Southern chromosome 7, ASM2049712v1, whole genome shotgun sequence:
- the RBM15B gene encoding putative RNA-binding protein 15B produces MKRGSERDPSPGGAGGGRAAAAAKRPRERERESSSSRRGPHRSSGASRSSRDKLPPGGGSGASSSRSHRGDERAGGSDSNHRTAGSGSASSARSSQAAPPSTSSSSSSSRALGAPKAKALPGAVVAPSLLLAGPPPGAAPSLLLAPLGGSPGLVVEPPGSCEYKTLLVSGLSAALPDQLLEDGLFRQFQRFASGGAGDISVKLSHTPELGRVAYVNFRHPGDARDARRHARARQLLLYDRPLKVEPVYLRGGRRSRTPPPVPSPEPLGYLPPIHSTYQYKQRSLSPVASPLLREPRPRHAHAAAAAFALEAAALGLSRERERALDYYGLYDERGRPYGYPIVAEEDLMPEDDQRATRNLFIGNLDHNVSEVELRRAFEKYGIIEEVVIKRPARGQGGAYAFLKFQNLDMAHRAKVAMSGRVVGRNPIKIGYGKANPTTRLWVGGLGPSTSLAALAREFDRFGSIRTIDYVKGDSFAYIQYESLDAAQAACAQMRGFPLGGPERRLRVDFAKAEETRYPQQYQPAPLPVHYELLPDGYSRHRSLEQDLRVRDRTPPHLLYSDRDRSFAEADWASPAKNAERRNNLESYGRSVRSRSGERWGSESDRSVPKLWEERRKRRSLSSDRGRTAHSPYEDRGRTKASGLALDRSPDRVRKENNTTESGTERDQSNSLQNNRHVSEDKPHRETSDLPQPKKRDSERNHRTGESESKTHEEPKSETKKVKNLSEFAQTLQLAWNGLLVLKNSCFPTSMHILEGDLGVINGLLKDHSSGGKLTQLKIAQRLRLDQPKLDEVTRRIKQGSPNGYAVLLATQATQGGVGAEGTFPVVEPGLQRRLLRNLVSYLKQKQAAGVISLPVGGAKCRDSTGMLYAFPPCEFSQQYLQSALRTLGKLEEEHMVIVIVKDTA; encoded by the coding sequence ATGAAGCGGGGCAGCGAGCGGGACCCCagcccgggcggggctgggggaggccgagccgccgccgccgccaagCGGCCCCGGGAGCGAGAAcgggaaagcagcagcagccggcgGGGCCCGCACCGGAGCTCGGGCGCCTCTCGCAGTAGCCGGGACAAGCTCCCGcccggcggcggcagcggcgccTCCAGCTCCCGCAGCCACCGCGGTGACGAGCGAGCCGGAGGCAGCGACTCCAACCACCGCACGGCGGGGAGCGGCTCGGCCTCCAGCGCCCGCAGCAGCCAGGCCgcccctccctccacctcctcctcctcttcgtcgTCCCGGGCGCTGGGGGCCCCCAAGGCCAAGGCCCTACCGGGGGCCGTGGTGGCCCCGTCACTGCTGCTGGcgggcccccccccgggggcagcaccctccctgctgctggccccgctggGGGGCTCGCCAGGGCTGGTGGTGGAGCCGCCCGGCTCCTGCGAGTACAAGACGTTGCTGGTGAGTGGGCTGAGTGCAGCGCTGCCTGACCAGCTGCTGGAGGATGGGCTCTTCCGCCAGTTCCAGCGCTTTGCGAGTGGGGGCGCTGGCGACATCAGTGTGAAGCTCTCCCACACGCCCGAGCTCGGCCGTGTCGCCTATGTCAACTTCCGGCACCCGGGGGACGCCCGTGATGCCCGCAGACATGCCCGGGCCCGGCAGCTGCTTCTGTACGATCGTCCCCTCAAGGTGGAGCCTGTGTATCTGCGTGGGGGTCGCAGGAGCCGCACACCCCCACCTGtgccctccccagagcctctgGGCTACCTGCCACCCATCCACAGCACCTACCAGTATAAGCAGAGGTCACTCTCACCTGTTGCCAGCCCTTTATTGAGGGAGCCAAGGCCCCGACATGCTCATGCCGCGGCTGCAGCCTTTGCCTTGGAGGCTGCTGCACTCGGGCTCTCCCGGGAGCGGGAGAGGGCGCTGGATTACTATGGGCTGTATGATGAGCGTGGCCGACCCTATGGCTACCCCATAGTGGCTGAGGAAGACCTGATGCCAGAGGATGACCAGAGAGCCACCCGGAACCTGTTCATTGGGAACTTAGATCATAACGTTTCAGAGGTGGAGCTGAGACGTGCTTTTGAGAAGTATGGCATCATTGAGGAGGTGGTGATCAAGCGCCCTGCTCGAGGTCAAGGTGGGGCCTATGCATTCCTCAAGTTCCAGAACTTGGACATGGCCCATCGGGCTAAGGTCGCCATGTCTGGCCGGGTTGTTGGCAGGAACCCCATCAAAATTGGCTATGGTAAAGCCAACCCTACTACTCGACTCTGGGTAGGCGGCCTTGGACCAAGTACATCCCTGGCTGCCCTTGCTAGGGAGTTTGATCGCTTTGGTAGCATCAGGACTATTGACTATGTGAAGGGGGATAGCTTTGCCTATATTCAATATGAAAGCCTGGATGCTGCCCAGGCTGCCTGTGCGCAGATGAGGGGCTTCCCCTTGGGCGGACCAGAGAGGAGACTTAGAGTGGATTTTGCCAAAGCTGAAGAGACAAGATACCCCCAGCAGTACCAGCCTGCACCGCTCCCAGTGCACTATGAGCTGTTACCTGATGGATATAGCAGGCACAGAAGCCTAGAGCAAGACTTAAGGGTGAGAGATAGGACTCCTCCACATCTCCTGTACTCGGACAGAGACAGGAGCTTTGCAGAGGCAGACTGGGCTAGCCCTGCCAAAAATGCTGAACGCAGAAATAACTTGGAGAGCTACGGCCGATCCGTGCGTAGCCGCAGCGGAGAACGTTGGGGTAGTGAGAGTGACCGCAGCGTGCCCAAGCTTTGGGAAGAAAGGCGGAAACGCCGGAGCCTTTCCAGTGACCGTGGAAGGACTGCTCATTCACCTTACGAGGACAGAGGCAGGACAAAGGCCAGTGGGTTAGCTTTAGATCGCAGCCCAGACAGGGTTCGCAAAGAGAACAACACTACAGAGTCTGGAACAGAGAGAGACCAGAGTAACTCCCTTCAGAACAACCGGCACGTATCTGAGGATAAACCCCATCGTGAAACTTCTGATCTTCCTCAGCCTAAAAAAAGGGACAGCGAACGCAATCATCGAACTGGTGAATCGGAATCAAAAACTCACGAGGAGCCAAAATCTGAGACCAAAAAAGTAAAGAACTTATCAGAATTCGCTCAGACACTGCAACTTGCTTGGAACGGGCTTCTTGTGTTAAAAAATAGCTGCTTCCCCACGTCTATGCACATCCTGGAGGGAGACCTAGGTGTCATCAATGGGCTCCTAAAAGACCATTCATCTGGTGGGAAGTTAACACAGCTCAAGATTGCTCAAAGACTTCGACTTGACCAGCCCAAGCTGGATGAAGTAACTCGCCGTATCAAACAAGGCAGTCCTAATGGTTATGCTGTGCTACTGGCTACCCAAGCCACCCAAGGAGGGGTAGGGGCTGAGGGGACCTTTCCTGTTGTGGAGCCTGGCTTGCAGCGAAGGCTTCTCAGGAATCTGGTCTCCTACTTGAAACAGAAGCAGGCTGCTGGGGTGATCAGCCTGCCTGTGGGAGGGGCGAAGTGCAGAGACAGCACAGGCATGCTTTACGCTTTCCCTCCTTGTGAATTCTCTCAGCAGTACCTCCAGTCAGCACTAAGGACATTGGGAAAGTTAGAAGAAGAACATATGGTGATAGTTATAGTCAAAGACACTGCCTAG